A single Symbiobacterium thermophilum IAM 14863 DNA region contains:
- the ltrA gene encoding group II intron reverse transcriptase/maturase, with translation MEQVVARENMLAALKRVERNGGAPGVDGVPTERLRDQIRVEWSRIREGLLQGTYRPQPVRRVEIPKPGGGKRMLGIPTVMDRLIQQALLQVLTPIFDPTFSESSYGFRPGRRGHDAVRKARQYVEEGYDWVVDMDLEKFFDRVNHDVLMARVARRVTDKRVLRLIRRYLQAGVMLNGVVVATEEGTPQGGPLSPLLANILLDDLDKELERRGHHFVRYADDCNIYVRSKRAGERVYRSVRHFLQERLRLKVNEEKSAVDRPWKRQFLGFSFYKHRGVRIRLAPKSLKRVKDKLRTLTDRNRSQSMEDRIRRLNAYLRGWVGYYALSDARSAFERLEGWLKRRLRACVWKQWKRVRTRFRELRALGLPEWVVHQLANSRKGPWRMAGGPLNSALGDAYWRAQGLISLTECYEATRQSWRTAGCGPACPVV, from the coding sequence ATGGAGCAGGTGGTGGCCAGGGAGAACATGCTGGCCGCCCTGAAACGGGTGGAGCGGAACGGAGGCGCTCCCGGCGTGGACGGTGTCCCCACCGAACGGCTGCGGGACCAGATTCGCGTGGAGTGGAGCCGCATCCGTGAGGGACTGCTCCAGGGGACCTACAGACCGCAGCCAGTCCGCCGGGTCGAAATCCCGAAACCGGGCGGCGGCAAGCGGATGCTGGGGATTCCCACCGTGATGGACCGCCTGATCCAACAGGCACTCCTGCAAGTACTGACGCCGATCTTTGACCCGACATTCTCCGAATCCAGCTACGGCTTTCGGCCGGGGCGGCGGGGTCATGATGCGGTCAGGAAGGCACGTCAGTACGTGGAGGAAGGGTACGACTGGGTCGTGGACATGGACCTGGAGAAGTTCTTCGACCGGGTCAACCACGACGTGCTGATGGCCCGCGTGGCGCGGCGGGTAACGGATAAGCGTGTGCTGCGGCTGATCCGGCGGTACTTACAGGCTGGGGTCATGCTGAACGGGGTAGTCGTGGCGACGGAGGAAGGGACGCCGCAGGGCGGTCCGCTGAGCCCGCTGCTGGCGAACATCCTGCTGGATGACCTCGACAAGGAGCTGGAGCGCCGCGGGCACCACTTCGTCCGGTACGCCGATGACTGCAACATCTACGTCCGCAGCAAGCGGGCGGGAGAACGGGTCTACAGGAGCGTGCGCCACTTCCTGCAGGAGCGGTTACGGCTGAAGGTCAACGAGGAGAAGAGCGCAGTGGACCGGCCGTGGAAGCGGCAGTTCCTCGGGTTTAGTTTCTACAAGCACCGGGGAGTGCGCATCCGGCTGGCCCCGAAGAGCCTGAAGCGCGTGAAGGACAAGCTCCGCACGCTGACGGACCGCAACCGCAGCCAGAGCATGGAGGACCGAATCCGGCGCCTGAATGCTTACTTGCGGGGCTGGGTTGGGTACTATGCGCTCTCCGATGCCAGGTCAGCCTTTGAAAGACTCGAAGGATGGCTGAAGCGTCGGCTGCGAGCATGCGTATGGAAGCAGTGGAAGCGTGTACGCACGCGCTTTCGGGAGTTGCGCGCCCTCGGTTTGCCCGAATGGGTAGTCCACCAACTCGCCAACAGCCGCAAAGGCCCGTGGCGGATGGCAGGTGGCCCACTAAACAGCGCCCTGGGCGACGCCTACTGGCGTGCCCAGGGGCTGATAAGCCTGACCGAATGCTATGAAGCGACTCGTCAATCCTGGCGAACCGCCGGATGCGGACCCGCATGTCCGGTGGTGTGA
- the ltrA gene encoding group II intron reverse transcriptase/maturase, whose translation MEQVVARENMLAALKRVERNGGAPGEDGVPTERLRDQIRAAWERIREELLRGTYRPQPVRRVEIPKPGGGKRMLGIPTVMDRLIQQALLQVLTPIFDPTFSESSYGFRPGRRGHDAVRKARQYVEEGYDWVVDMDLEKFFDRVNHDVLMARVARRVTDKRVLRLIRRYLQAGVMLNGVVVATEEGTPQGGPLSPLLANILLDDLDKELERRGHHFVRYADDCNIYVRSKRAGERVYRSVRHFLQERLRLKVNEEKSAVDRPWKRQFLGFSFYKHRGVRIRLAPKSLKRVKDKLRTLTDRNRSQSMEDRIRRLNAYLRGWGGYYALSDARSAFERLEGWLKRRLRACVWKQWKRVRTRFRELRALGLPEWVVHQLANSRKGPWRMAGGPLNSALGNAYWRAQGLISLTECYEATRQSWRTAGCGPACPVV comes from the coding sequence ATGGAGCAGGTGGTGGCCAGGGAGAACATGCTGGCCGCCCTGAAACGGGTGGAGCGGAACGGAGGCGCCCCAGGCGAGGACGGTGTCCCCACCGAACGGCTGCGGGACCAGATCCGCGCGGCGTGGGAGCGCATCCGTGAGGAACTGCTCCGGGGGACCTACAGACCGCAGCCAGTCCGCCGGGTCGAAATCCCGAAACCGGGCGGCGGCAAGCGGATGTTGGGTATTCCCACCGTGATGGACCGCCTGATCCAGCAGGCACTCCTGCAAGTACTGACACCAATCTTTGACCCGACATTCTCCGAATCCAGCTACGGCTTCCGGCCGGGGCGGCGGGGTCATGACGCGGTCAGGAAGGCACGTCAGTACGTGGAGGAAGGGTACGACTGGGTCGTGGACATGGACCTGGAGAAGTTCTTCGACCGGGTCAACCACGACGTGCTGATGGCCCGCGTGGCACGGCGGGTAACGGATAAGCGTGTGCTGCGGCTGATCCGGCGGTACTTACAGGCTGGGGTCATGCTGAACGGGGTAGTCGTGGCGACGGAGGAAGGGACGCCGCAGGGCGGTCCGCTGAGCCCGCTGCTGGCGAACATCCTGCTGGATGACCTCGACAAGGAGTTGGAGCGCCGCGGGCACCACTTCGTCCGGTACGCCGATGACTGCAACATCTACGTCCGCAGCAAGCGGGCGGGAGAACGGGTCTACAGGAGCGTGCGCCACTTCCTGCAGGAGCGGTTACGGCTGAAGGTCAACGAGGAGAAGAGCGCAGTGGACCGGCCGTGGAAGCGGCAGTTCCTCGGGTTTAGTTTCTACAAGCACCGGGGAGTGCGCATCCGGCTGGCCCCGAAGAGCCTGAAGCGCGTGAAGGACAAGCTCCGCACGCTGACGGACCGCAACCGCAGCCAGAGCATGGAGGACCGAATCCGGCGCCTGAATGCTTACTTGCGGGGCTGGGGTGGGTACTATGCGCTCTCCGATGCCAGGTCAGCCTTTGAAAGACTCGAAGGATGGCTGAAGCGTCGGCTGCGAGCATGCGTATGGAAGCAGTGGAAGCGTGTACGCACGCGCTTTCGGGAGTTGCGCGCCCTCGGTTTGCCCGAATGGGTAGTCCACCAACTCGCCAACAGCCGCAAAGGCCCGTGGCGGATGGCAGGTGGCCCACTAAACAGCGCCCTGGGCAACGCCTACTGGCGTGCCCAGGGGCTGATAAGCCTGACCGAATGTTATGAAGCGACTCGTCAATCCTGGCGAACCGCCGGATGCGGACCCGCATGTCCGGTGGTGTGA
- a CDS encoding GNAT family N-acetyltransferase → MAQIRDYRPEDAPTLQDLLRQIWGQDTWTVQYYRFGASAPTAQGGFLRTLVADEGGTLVGFGSAWTNPFHPHALYVGINVHPRFGRRGLGTRLLMALAQRSPGRLPLQGSTWEHSESGMRFARRHGFTEVRRTWEPELPLGDPQEDLHADCESRCAALGYAIVPLADLQAASDGLRQLAPLLAEVYTATHGPNPPRTMDADGWTDLLRRDPPDPEASFIALRHGRPVAMSAAHPDPDAGLILSWRGVAAGHRAHERDLILALTRRQVLAAHRRGLPALKGEFDSTDPWAMIQMEAFPFRPAPCWVTFRRAP, encoded by the coding sequence GTGGCGCAGATTCGCGACTACCGACCCGAGGACGCCCCCACCCTGCAGGACCTCCTTCGGCAGATCTGGGGCCAGGACACGTGGACCGTGCAGTATTACCGCTTCGGCGCCAGCGCCCCGACGGCACAAGGCGGCTTCCTGCGCACGCTGGTGGCCGACGAAGGCGGAACGCTTGTCGGATTCGGCTCCGCCTGGACCAACCCGTTTCATCCACACGCCCTGTACGTGGGGATCAACGTGCACCCGCGGTTCGGGCGCCGGGGGCTGGGCACGCGGCTCTTGATGGCGCTGGCGCAGCGTAGCCCCGGCCGTCTCCCCCTGCAGGGCTCCACCTGGGAGCACAGCGAATCCGGCATGCGCTTCGCCAGGCGCCACGGCTTCACGGAGGTGCGGCGCACCTGGGAGCCCGAGCTGCCGCTGGGGGACCCGCAGGAGGACCTCCACGCGGACTGCGAGAGCCGCTGCGCCGCGCTGGGTTACGCGATCGTCCCGCTGGCTGACCTGCAGGCTGCGTCCGACGGGCTCCGGCAACTGGCACCCCTGCTGGCGGAGGTCTACACGGCGACCCACGGCCCGAACCCGCCCCGGACCATGGACGCGGACGGGTGGACGGACCTCCTCCGCCGGGACCCGCCGGACCCGGAGGCCAGCTTCATCGCCCTCCGGCACGGACGGCCGGTCGCTATGAGCGCCGCGCACCCAGACCCCGACGCCGGGCTCATCCTCTCCTGGCGGGGCGTCGCGGCAGGCCACCGGGCGCACGAGCGCGACCTGATCCTGGCGCTCACCCGCAGGCAGGTCCTGGCTGCGCACCGACGGGGACTCCCGGCGCTGAAGGGCGAGTTCGACAGCACCGACCCCTGGGCAATGATCCAGATGGAGGCGTTCCCGTTCCGGCCCGCGCCGTGCTGGGTGACCTTCCGGCGCGCACCCTGA
- a CDS encoding DNA glycosylase AlkZ-like family protein gives MAEPPFAIKTGRPSPRFTGGAGIGATPALLPSWPRHRGLRSPSGTRPAFTWHRLAAPRRGGRRRGVAEGCSAFRREDLDQALSARRLVKPMLMRSTLHIVSACDYLRIRQALQPVLSRDQFYCSRDAQREQDDPKPALCVHLMQREDPAPFPTLHGHMRIRQ, from the coding sequence ATGGCGGAGCCTCCCTTCGCCATAAAGACGGGCCGTCCGTCCCCGCGGTTCACGGGCGGGGCCGGCATAGGGGCCACCCCGGCGTTACTGCCATCGTGGCCGCGGCACCGTGGGCTGAGGAGCCCGTCGGGCACACGGCCGGCTTTCACGTGGCATCGTCTGGCTGCTCCCCGCCGGGGCGGCCGCCGCAGGGGGGTCGCCGAAGGATGCTCGGCTTTCCGGCGGGAGGACCTGGATCAGGCCCTCTCTGCACGCAGGCTGGTCAAGCCGATGCTGATGCGGTCCACCCTGCACATCGTCAGCGCCTGCGACTACCTGCGCATCCGGCAGGCGCTGCAGCCCGTCCTGTCCCGGGACCAGTTCTATTGTAGCCGTGACGCCCAGCGAGAACAGGATGATCCAAAGCCAGCCCTGTGTGTGCACCTGATGCAGCGCGAAGATCCGGCGCCGTTTCCGACCCTGCATGGGCATATGCGCATCCGGCAGTAG
- a CDS encoding VOC family protein: MLVGLHHVLIAAPPGCEEEARAFYGGLLGLPEIPKPAGLRERGGVWFRCGGQEVHVGVEEDFRPARKAHPAFLVQDLDGLRQRLVNRGIPVTDDVPLPGCRRFHTRDPFGNRLEFLQPCPS, translated from the coding sequence ATGCTCGTCGGGCTGCACCATGTGCTGATCGCCGCACCGCCGGGGTGCGAGGAGGAGGCCAGGGCCTTTTACGGCGGCCTGCTCGGACTGCCGGAGATTCCGAAGCCCGCCGGCCTCCGGGAGCGGGGCGGCGTCTGGTTCCGCTGCGGCGGGCAGGAGGTCCACGTAGGGGTGGAGGAGGACTTCCGCCCGGCGCGCAAGGCGCACCCGGCCTTCCTCGTGCAGGATCTCGACGGGTTGCGGCAGCGCCTTGTCAACCGGGGCATCCCGGTGACCGACGACGTGCCGCTCCCCGGCTGCCGGCGGTTTCACACGCGTGACCCGTTCGGCAACCGGCTGGAGTTCCTGCAGCCGTGTCCGTCCTGA
- a CDS encoding ribonuclease J, protein MARHRGKTEKLYVIPLGGLGEIGKNCMVVQYGDDIIVIDAGLAFPEEEMLGIDIVIPDFTYLLENREKVRGILITHGHEDHIGAVAYLLRNINIPVYATRLTLGLIEGKLAEMGMKLPAESKAVRAGDQVKLGPFTCEFIRVNHSIPDACAIAVTTPVGTILHTGDFKFDQTPIDGEFADYRRLTELGKRGILALLSDSTNAERPGYTPSERSVRPNMERVFREAKGRILMATFASNVHRIQQAIELAAEMGKKVAVVGRSMENTVRIALELGYLNVPEGTMVTVDELRRVPLNQQVILTTGSQGEPMAALSRMAVNDHKAIELYPGDTVLFAATAIPGNEKSVARTVNNLYRRGAEVIYDRSAGVHVSGHASQEEQKLMINLTRPKFFVPIHGEYRMLLKHKQLAEACGIPSENILIGENGTIFEFTRNSAQITGKVTSGQVLVDGLGVGDVGNIVLRDRKQLAQEGILIVVVAVDREEGTIVGGPDMVSRGFVYVRESEGLLDEAKERVKRALADQMQRGLPEWAVLKSSIRDVLSKYLYDKTHRRPMILPIIIEI, encoded by the coding sequence TTGGCGCGCCACCGCGGAAAGACGGAGAAGCTGTATGTAATTCCTCTGGGAGGACTTGGTGAGATCGGCAAGAACTGCATGGTCGTCCAGTACGGCGACGACATCATCGTCATCGATGCCGGTCTCGCGTTCCCGGAGGAGGAGATGCTCGGCATCGATATCGTGATCCCGGATTTCACCTACCTCCTGGAGAACCGGGAAAAGGTCCGCGGAATCCTGATCACGCATGGTCACGAAGACCATATCGGCGCCGTTGCCTATCTGCTCCGCAACATCAACATCCCGGTCTACGCGACCCGCCTGACGCTCGGCCTCATCGAGGGCAAGCTGGCGGAGATGGGGATGAAGCTGCCCGCCGAGTCGAAGGCGGTCCGGGCCGGGGACCAGGTGAAGCTGGGTCCCTTCACCTGCGAGTTCATCCGGGTCAACCACTCCATTCCCGACGCTTGTGCGATCGCCGTCACCACACCCGTCGGGACGATCCTGCACACCGGCGACTTCAAGTTCGACCAGACCCCCATCGACGGCGAGTTCGCCGACTACCGGCGGCTCACCGAGCTGGGCAAGAGGGGCATCCTCGCCCTGCTGTCCGACTCCACCAACGCCGAGAGGCCGGGCTACACGCCCTCCGAACGGTCCGTCCGCCCGAACATGGAGCGGGTGTTCCGGGAGGCGAAGGGGCGGATCCTCATGGCGACGTTCGCCTCGAACGTGCACCGGATTCAGCAGGCGATCGAGCTGGCGGCCGAGATGGGCAAGAAGGTCGCGGTGGTCGGCCGTTCCATGGAGAACACGGTGCGGATCGCGTTGGAGCTGGGGTACCTCAACGTGCCTGAAGGCACGATGGTCACCGTGGACGAGCTGCGGCGCGTGCCGCTGAACCAGCAGGTCATCCTGACCACCGGTTCCCAGGGCGAGCCGATGGCCGCGCTGAGCCGCATGGCGGTCAACGACCACAAGGCGATCGAGCTTTACCCCGGCGACACGGTGCTGTTCGCGGCCACGGCCATCCCCGGCAACGAGAAGTCCGTCGCCCGTACGGTGAACAACCTCTACCGGCGGGGTGCGGAGGTCATCTACGACCGCAGCGCCGGCGTGCACGTGTCCGGGCACGCGAGCCAGGAAGAGCAGAAGCTCATGATCAACCTGACCCGGCCCAAGTTCTTCGTGCCGATCCACGGCGAGTACCGGATGCTGCTGAAGCACAAGCAGCTCGCGGAGGCGTGCGGCATCCCCAGCGAGAACATCCTGATCGGCGAGAACGGGACGATCTTCGAGTTCACCCGCAACTCGGCGCAGATCACCGGCAAGGTGACCTCGGGGCAGGTGCTGGTGGACGGCCTCGGCGTCGGCGATGTGGGCAACATTGTGCTGCGCGACCGCAAGCAGCTGGCCCAGGAAGGCATCCTGATTGTCGTCGTGGCGGTGGACCGGGAGGAAGGGACGATCGTCGGCGGGCCGGACATGGTCAGCCGGGGCTTCGTCTACGTCCGGGAGTCCGAGGGGCTGCTGGACGAGGCCAAGGAGCGGGTCAAGCGCGCCCTGGCCGACCAGATGCAGCGCGGCCTGCCGGAATGGGCGGTTCTGAAGAGCTCCATCCGCGACGTGCTCTCCAAGTACCTCTACGACAAGACGCA